One genomic window of Borreliella garinii includes the following:
- the phoU gene encoding phosphate signaling complex protein PhoU: MIRRRLTKQLEIIKDYLWDMKECVLKIIDDSLIALESKDKSLAKKIINEDEKIIDDYQYDIEDLCGRIIATEHPVATELREILAIIKIISSLERIADHATKIVRVVLLLESDLDDFDFLNLYFKPLREMADTAKEMLSDIFDAYFDGDFTKILKIVKYDNIIDKLFSKQKSIVIDAMKKNPENLDYLLNILFLNSFLERVGDHVATIGELLYFIKIGEKVNLT; this comes from the coding sequence ATGATAAGGAGAAGGCTTACTAAACAACTTGAAATAATAAAAGATTATCTTTGGGATATGAAGGAATGTGTGCTTAAAATTATAGATGACTCTTTAATAGCCTTAGAATCTAAGGATAAAAGTTTAGCTAAAAAAATAATCAATGAAGATGAAAAAATAATAGATGATTATCAATATGATATTGAGGATTTGTGTGGAAGGATAATTGCGACTGAGCATCCTGTTGCTACAGAACTTAGAGAAATTTTAGCAATTATTAAAATAATAAGTTCTCTTGAAAGGATTGCAGACCATGCTACCAAGATTGTAAGAGTTGTTCTTCTTCTAGAATCAGATTTGGATGATTTTGATTTTCTTAATCTTTATTTTAAACCTTTAAGAGAAATGGCTGATACAGCTAAAGAGATGTTGTCTGATATTTTTGACGCATATTTTGATGGAGATTTTACTAAAATATTAAAGATAGTTAAGTATGATAATATAATAGATAAATTATTTTCAAAGCAAAAAAGCATTGTTATTGATGCAATGAAAAAAAATCCTGAAAATTTAGATTATCTTTTAAATATATTATTTTTGAATAGTTTTTTAGAAAGAGTAGGCGATCATGTAGCAACAATTGGTGAATTGCTCTATTTTATTAAAATAGGTGAGAAAGTAAACTTAACCTAG
- a CDS encoding protein-glutamate O-methyltransferase — MNINQNKFNLNINITKDELSRLIKIVYNNFGINLSEKKKMLIESRLSSLLKVKGFKNFTEYINFLEKSTGNIQLIELVDKISTNHTYFFRESKHFDFLNKKILPKLAEKILKSQNPEIRIWSAGCSSGEEPYTIAMILQEYMENNKANFKVKILATDISISVLREAHEGIYPEDRIINLPKYLKTKYLNQLKDDKFQVKEILKKMVYFKKLNLMDEKFPFSKKFDLIFCRNVMIYFDEKTRNNLANKLNSYLKDDSYLLIGHSETIRGNKNLEYIMPATYKKN, encoded by the coding sequence ATGAACATAAATCAAAACAAATTCAACCTTAATATAAATATAACTAAAGACGAACTTTCAAGATTAATAAAAATAGTTTATAACAATTTTGGAATAAATCTCAGCGAAAAAAAAAAGATGCTAATTGAAAGTAGATTATCATCTCTTCTTAAAGTTAAAGGTTTTAAAAATTTTACTGAATACATTAACTTTTTAGAAAAAAGCACTGGAAATATTCAATTAATTGAATTAGTAGACAAAATATCAACCAATCATACCTATTTTTTCAGGGAATCTAAACATTTCGATTTTTTAAATAAAAAAATATTACCCAAACTTGCTGAAAAAATATTAAAATCACAAAACCCAGAAATTAGAATATGGTCAGCCGGATGCTCAAGCGGTGAAGAACCGTATACAATTGCAATGATACTGCAAGAATACATGGAAAATAATAAAGCAAATTTTAAAGTCAAAATCTTAGCAACAGACATTTCAATTAGCGTTCTAAGAGAGGCTCATGAAGGAATTTATCCTGAAGATCGTATAATAAACTTGCCTAAATATTTAAAAACTAAATATTTAAATCAACTTAAAGATGATAAATTTCAAGTTAAAGAAATTTTAAAAAAAATGGTTTACTTTAAAAAATTAAATTTAATGGATGAAAAATTTCCATTTAGCAAGAAATTTGACCTAATATTTTGCAGAAATGTCATGATATATTTTGATGAAAAAACTAGAAACAACCTTGCCAATAAATTAAACTCCTATCTTAAAGATGATTCTTATCTTTTAATTGGACATTCAGAAACAATAAGAGGAAACAAAAATCTTGAATACATAATGCCTGCTACTTACAAAAAGAATTAA
- a CDS encoding peptidylprolyl isomerase, which yields MRKRSSRKIKNDLVALESKEKKVGIWGIFALILIVFGFIIAPLLPGIFDNAHSSGLKFGSYKGQPIYYKKDSKFAKYVNYYSNLYSRLQGNAKNINIDYNAWYLAFMKYVEDIAFFDLIKKYNFYISKEMLNKNLLRSPEYLDSNGNFSSKRYNKASDYQKVKIYDDMVENILFSNVKIFLNSNLIFPESLFNLIKDMSTVERHISYLSLSYQDFSNKEAISYAEKNLNLFKRLSLASIRFKNMNDARNAYDKLLNKTPFEELAKLYSDDIANFKGVVSLDKYYFDLDLNIEKKEDLDFIFSLRESEFSKPIKIKNKNEYQIYKAFGNVHNFDKNSDRDISSVKNYIETYEPSVIEGYLENKLNNFLSDVKLSGLSQALEKYRFSLKEEIVNLSYNVNIYPNTLKELVEFNNSKSFYNVVFGLKENSWSKPFVANKKVYLFFLNSAKKRSKPFKEELKNEKLLDNLNIANSGLITDFLLNKKDFVNNFNESFFALQNFSQN from the coding sequence ATGCGAAAAAGAAGTAGTAGAAAAATCAAAAATGATTTAGTTGCACTTGAATCTAAAGAAAAAAAAGTTGGTATATGGGGTATTTTTGCTCTTATTTTAATTGTTTTCGGATTTATTATTGCACCTTTACTTCCAGGGATCTTTGACAATGCTCATTCATCTGGTTTAAAATTTGGTTCTTATAAAGGTCAACCTATTTACTATAAAAAAGATAGTAAGTTTGCCAAGTATGTTAATTATTATTCAAATCTTTATTCTAGATTACAAGGAAATGCTAAAAATATTAATATAGATTACAATGCCTGGTATTTGGCATTTATGAAATATGTTGAGGATATTGCTTTTTTTGACTTGATAAAAAAATATAATTTTTACATCTCTAAAGAGATGTTGAATAAAAATTTACTAAGATCTCCTGAGTATTTAGACTCTAATGGGAATTTTAGTTCTAAAAGATATAATAAAGCTTCTGATTATCAAAAAGTTAAAATTTATGATGATATGGTAGAAAATATACTGTTTTCTAATGTAAAAATTTTTTTAAATAGTAATTTAATATTTCCCGAGTCTCTTTTTAATCTGATTAAAGATATGAGTACTGTAGAAAGGCATATTTCATATCTTTCTCTTTCTTATCAAGATTTTTCTAATAAAGAAGCAATATCTTATGCTGAGAAAAATTTAAATTTATTCAAACGCTTATCGCTTGCGTCTATTCGTTTTAAAAATATGAATGACGCTAGGAATGCTTATGATAAGCTATTAAACAAAACTCCATTTGAAGAGCTTGCTAAGCTTTATTCAGATGATATAGCTAATTTCAAAGGTGTTGTTTCTTTGGATAAGTATTATTTTGATTTAGATCTTAATATTGAGAAAAAAGAAGATCTAGATTTTATTTTTTCTTTAAGAGAGAGTGAATTTAGCAAGCCTATCAAGATTAAAAATAAAAATGAATATCAAATATATAAGGCATTTGGCAATGTTCATAATTTTGATAAAAATTCAGATCGTGATATTAGCTCTGTTAAAAATTATATTGAAACTTATGAGCCAAGCGTTATTGAAGGTTATTTGGAAAATAAACTAAATAATTTTCTTAGTGATGTTAAGCTTAGTGGTTTAAGCCAAGCTCTTGAAAAATATCGGTTTAGTTTAAAAGAAGAAATTGTTAATTTATCTTATAATGTTAATATTTATCCCAATACTTTAAAAGAGTTGGTTGAGTTTAATAATAGCAAATCTTTTTACAATGTTGTTTTTGGATTAAAAGAAAATTCTTGGTCTAAGCCTTTTGTAGCAAATAAAAAAGTTTATTTATTTTTTCTGAACTCAGCTAAAAAAAGATCTAAACCGTTTAAAGAAGAGCTTAAAAATGAAAAACTTCTTGACAATTTAAACATTGCGAATAGCGGTTTGATTACAGATTTTTTATTAAATAAAAAAGATTTTGTTAATAATTTTAATGAGTCATTTTTTGCTTTACAAAACTTTAGTCAAAATTAA
- a CDS encoding pallilysin-related adhesin: protein MVKVLIASLINFTKELIRLYNCVYIYFCRFLFLFFFFTLLACSKASKDFIVFNKDVKSSPKIDNPNSNVLEINKMEDFFGDIIDLKGYKILAVQQENLNLDVYFEQVVLAQNFSNLNAYLFIIGFDPKIKVGTILFKTQIDIDPKNSYNMYLEDITGDYDFNIVVQGFLKDKSVLYVFQKSVLNDVSSYKPIFFDKVNGTVLINKYARSSAYEENRSRESYPISLEKYEKVGEDLIISKIEKYEYSHVQGKYYLSSVSEKVGKIDNNIYKTLKNLSKDEVYRFLHGVWYDAYDYNKKQGKEIDEVLFLSFERQSSEINLFRKNSQEVAKIEYISKPAYNTLNVSAKSLFSDLIVYNFWIKIVDKENIEIKIDTSTNSYDNSGFSGSFKRFDENVLNVVKKKGNNIYFIPSGNYAYKDKIYDFSYPHLTYIDENKIYYGIFNIFPLKNNFVLEYEIDMGSYKLIESFFLEHIERVVQKQKFSTIILNPIKILKDDVSLVKGQKLKLERIEKIG, encoded by the coding sequence ATGGTAAAGGTTTTGATAGCTAGCTTAATTAATTTTACTAAAGAATTAATTCGACTTTATAATTGTGTTTATATCTATTTTTGTAGATTTTTGTTTTTATTCTTTTTTTTTACATTGCTTGCTTGTTCTAAAGCAAGCAAGGATTTTATTGTTTTTAATAAAGATGTAAAATCTTCTCCCAAAATCGATAATCCAAATTCTAATGTTTTAGAAATTAACAAAATGGAAGATTTTTTTGGAGATATTATAGATTTAAAAGGCTATAAAATTCTTGCAGTTCAGCAGGAAAATTTAAATTTAGATGTTTATTTTGAACAGGTGGTCTTAGCTCAAAATTTTTCAAATCTTAATGCGTATTTATTTATTATTGGTTTTGATCCTAAAATTAAAGTCGGAACGATTCTTTTCAAAACTCAAATAGATATTGACCCAAAAAATTCTTATAACATGTATCTTGAGGATATTACAGGTGATTATGATTTTAATATAGTTGTTCAAGGATTTTTAAAAGATAAATCCGTTTTGTACGTTTTTCAAAAATCTGTTTTAAATGATGTATCTTCTTATAAGCCCATATTTTTTGACAAAGTTAATGGTACTGTTCTTATTAATAAGTATGCAAGATCTTCAGCTTATGAAGAAAATAGGTCAAGAGAAAGCTATCCTATTTCTTTAGAAAAATATGAAAAAGTAGGAGAAGATTTAATAATCAGTAAGATTGAAAAATATGAATATTCCCATGTTCAGGGCAAATATTATCTTTCTTCTGTGAGTGAAAAAGTTGGCAAGATTGATAATAATATTTACAAAACTTTAAAGAATTTAAGCAAAGATGAAGTTTATAGATTTTTGCATGGAGTTTGGTACGACGCCTATGATTATAATAAAAAACAAGGCAAAGAGATTGATGAAGTTTTATTTTTGTCTTTTGAAAGACAATCAAGCGAGATCAATCTTTTTAGAAAAAATTCTCAAGAAGTTGCAAAGATTGAATATATTTCAAAACCGGCTTACAACACTCTTAATGTTAGTGCGAAGTCTCTTTTTTCAGATTTGATAGTTTACAATTTTTGGATAAAAATTGTAGATAAAGAAAACATTGAAATCAAAATTGACACCAGTACAAATTCTTACGATAATAGTGGATTTTCAGGATCATTTAAAAGATTTGATGAAAATGTCTTAAACGTTGTTAAAAAAAAAGGTAATAATATTTATTTTATTCCTAGTGGGAATTACGCTTATAAGGACAAGATTTATGATTTTTCTTATCCCCATTTAACTTATATTGATGAAAATAAAATTTATTATGGCATTTTTAATATTTTCCCTTTAAAAAATAATTTTGTTCTTGAATATGAAATTGATATGGGTAGTTACAAGCTTATTGAATCTTTTTTTCTTGAACATATCGAGAGAGTTGTTCAAAAGCAAAAATTTTCTACAATTATTCTTAATCCTATTAAAATTTTAAAAGATGATGTAAGCTTAGTTAAAGGACAAAAATTAAAACTTGAGCGAATAGAAAAAATAGGATAA
- a CDS encoding 1-acylglycerol-3-phosphate O-acyltransferase → MKILRSVITYFNVLLFFLILIFFLFPFYLICKIFSLERYVIRFSFIMMRACIKIGLWLAGIKIIVTGSENIPQKSNIIIMGNHIAAMDPLIFIYTFVNPFVILAKHSLLRVPFVNLVLIVMGAIFVNRKSIRSAAIAEAKAIKVMREGRSIGIFPEGTRNRGGDTKVFKKGAIKMALKTGTSILPVTLYNTNNFFIKNIIFNSGVSVYIHVHPLIDVLKLSEYEKENLTSIIRDQIVKKLETIKI, encoded by the coding sequence ATGAAAATATTGAGAAGTGTTATAACTTATTTTAATGTTTTATTGTTCTTTTTGATTTTGATTTTTTTTTTATTTCCCTTCTACTTGATTTGTAAGATTTTTTCACTTGAGCGTTATGTTATTAGATTTAGCTTTATTATGATGCGAGCTTGCATTAAGATTGGTTTATGGCTTGCTGGAATTAAAATTATTGTTACAGGTTCTGAGAATATTCCCCAAAAAAGCAATATAATCATAATGGGAAATCATATTGCGGCTATGGATCCTTTAATTTTTATTTATACCTTTGTTAATCCATTTGTAATATTAGCAAAACATTCTTTGCTTAGGGTTCCTTTTGTGAATCTTGTTTTAATTGTTATGGGCGCTATTTTTGTCAATAGAAAGAGCATAAGATCTGCTGCTATTGCTGAGGCTAAGGCAATAAAGGTTATGAGAGAGGGTAGATCTATTGGAATTTTCCCTGAAGGGACTAGGAACAGAGGGGGGGATACTAAGGTTTTTAAAAAAGGTGCAATTAAGATGGCATTAAAGACAGGAACATCTATTCTTCCTGTTACTCTTTATAATACTAATAACTTTTTCATTAAAAATATTATTTTTAATTCTGGAGTATCTGTTTATATTCATGTCCATCCTTTGATAGATGTTTTAAAATTAAGTGAATATGAAAAAGAGAATCTTACTAGTATTATTAGAGATCAAATAGTTAAAAAGCTTGAAACTATTAAAATTTAA